The stretch of DNA CTGTTATGTAGAAATATCGTATAGTATTCAGTAATATTTCGTAAATAATGTGAGATTTTTCCTCACTCTATTATAATAATACAAATTTCGTGTAAATTCGATACTTTTCGTCAAAATTAGACATTTTATTAGGATGATTTTACTAGGGAAGGTAGTTTAGAAGAAAAGGATGCTAGTGGGAGATAGGCATCCTTTAATGAAATATAACTGTTTTTAAGTGTGACTGTAAATGAATCTTCCAAGCTTCAAAAGCTGGTATAATATGATGTTGAAAAATTTCGTTAGAAGCATGAACCGGTTCCGTACTAATTTTATCTAATTCATGCACTACTACCTCAAATGAAGCAATTGCTTGCACTTTCTCTGTATCATCATGAAAAATATCCAACAACGCCTCATTCATTTGTTGTATTTTAAGAAACGCTAATAAAGAATCGTAGTAGACACGCTCCTCCATTTCGCTACCAGCATTCGTTCGGTCCGAACCTAAATATCGAAGCGCCTCTACTGTTACTTCTAAAAGTTCATTGTATTCTCGGATAAAGGTGATTTGTTCTTCTGTCATGCAGGTCACCTAGTTTCGTTTGTCGTAGTATGTGCCGTCAAGGCTAGGTGCTTGAAAAGAATTAGCATAAGCTTTATTCACCTTTTTTGATTGCTTTATTTTCATCATTTCCTCGCTAATTCTAACTTTACGGTTTTGAAGTAATTGTTGAATTTTTATATCTAACTGCACTACACTTTTACCAATTACCTTTTCTTCTTCTGAGTAGGGAGGTTTTATCACCTCTAATAAAACCTCTCTTTTTTGCAGTAATTCATTCATTGGTTGCAAGTAGTCATCATCTTCTTTAATAGGTGGTAAGTTTTGAAGAAGGTGAAGTAATTCTAAACTAACATCGTTATAAGCTTGCATTCGATTCATTACACTTGTCCACCTTGACCAAATTGCTTCTGGCGATTAATTTTAATTACTTCTTTCCACGTATCTCTTAACTCTACTAAGTATCCTTCCGCTTCTACTAATACATCTGCACTATTCGTCGTATTTGCTTCTACTAATCTACGATTAATGTAATCATACATCGCCATTAACGATTTTGAGATTTCAATGTCCATATTTAATGTCACCATTAGTTCTCTCACGATATCTTGAGCTTTTATTAAATGTGTATGTTTAGCAGAAATGTTACTATCTTGGATTGCTTGTTTTGCTAGTTTCACATTTTTAATAACACCATTATATAGCATAATAGTTAACTCTCCTGGAGATGCTGTTGAAACACTATTTTCTTGGTAAGCTTTGTAAGGATTATTCATTGCCATTTTTTATTTCCCTCTCTTAACTCATAAATTGAGAATATAAGTAGTTCGCTTGACTGTTCATTTGTGATAATGCTTTTTCCATAGCAGTGAACTGGCTCCAGTACCTATTTTCAATTCCTACTAATCTTCGTTCAAAATCTGTAATTCTTTTTTCAACGTCGATTAACTCACGCCCTAATGAAAACTGTTGATTTGTTCGGTATTGATTTCCAGCTTTCGTTTCAATACTTTTAATCGTATTGTCGGCGATAGTACGAAGTCGTTGAGCAAGCCCCTTCTCCGCTTGTGTTGGACCATTTTGTCCAAAAAGCTTCCTTACTTCATCCGGGTTGGAAGCAAGTGCTTCTCTTAGTTTTCCTTCATCAACAATAAGTTTCCCACCTTCACGGAAATCACGGGAAGTTGTTATACCTATTTTCGCTAGTTGGTTGAACGCTGGGTCTACACCTTCTACTATGTTGAACATTTCTCGTCTAAACTGATCTAACGCGCTACGTAATGTCGAATCACTCTGGAGTAATCCACTACGAGCTTTCTCTTCCCAAAGTTCCACTTCACGGTCACTCAATTCACGCTTTTGTTCATCCGTTAGCGGTGGGTAATTTCTATTCTTTTGCTCGTTTACCTTCCCACTTATTTCTCCAATAAGCTCATTATACGTGTTTACAAAGTTCATAACCTCATCAAACGCTTTATCCGTATTAGCATTTACTGTTAAGTTGATGGACTCATTACCAACTGTGTTGCTTTTTAGTGTGATGGTCATGCCGTTCATCGTAAATGTATTACTTTTACGAGACGTTTCTAAACCATTAATGGTGAACCTTGCGTCCGAACCACCTGTTTCTCTAGAAGGATCCATTTGTAAAACACTCGTTAAAAACGCTCCTTCAAAAGTCATTTCTGGTCCTTCAATATTAAAATTCCCTGTTTCTTTTCTAGTAAAAACAATTTGGTCCGATTGACTATCGTAAAGTGCAGTGACACCAGCTGCTGATGTATTTATCCCAGAAATAACTTGGTTTAACGTTGCGGTACCGTCAAATTCGAGCGGAGTTGCTTTTGCCGTGCCGTTCGCATCATACGTTGTAATCGAAAAATTAAAGGAATAATGATCATAAGAAAACGACTGAAGTTCATCTCCCTCTTCAAATGTTTCACTAAAGGTTACTTGTCCGGTGTTTGTGTCAACGAAAAATGCTTGACCACCATTCTCTAATTCTTCAAGCGAATTTACTCTTGTAAAATCACGTGAAGATACAGTTAATGTATTAGGGAATGTCTCGCTATTGATAGCTCCTTTGGAGAGACGAACCGAGTTTTTGTTCGAGAGAGATACTGCTGACTGTTCAAAAGAATTCTCTACCCAAACGTCAGAACCTTCTACGTTTGCTAAACCGGCTACTTTATCACGTTGACTCCATAAACTTTGTGTAGGATCTAATTTATTTTGTTCATCCGAAGAGATCGTCCCGGCGCTAATATTTGTAGCTGCACTTGCTAACGTGATGTTTTCCAGTTTATACGAACCAAACGCAGCCGATGAAGAGGCCGTTGCCGTTGCGATATTAGTATTAGATGTTGAAACTGTTTTTGCTCCTAATGAAGTAGAGAGCGTTAAATTCCTAGATAAATCACGGAAATTGGCTAACATCGTATTCATTTCGCGATACGCATCACGTTGCCATTCTATTGTCGTTCTTCTTTGATAAAACTTGTCCAAAGGTATACGTTCGGCTTTCATTAAGTCTTTTACCATTTGGTCAATGTCCATACCACTTGCAAATCCACTTATTCTCATGTTGTCGTGTTCCTCCTATATTTTTTGGTCTACAAATAATCCCATAAACTTGGCCATTTCTGCATACATGTCTAACAATTTCTTAGGTGGAATTTCCTTCACAACCTCTTTCGTTTCTTGGTCCACTATCGAAACATAGTACTCATTTAATTCATCATGAAAAGAAAATTGCACCGATGTATTTAAAGGTTTTAAAAATTGGTTAATACTATCGACAACATTTTCTACGTTTTTATGTTCTTTTGCAATTTCTACCTCTGAAGTTTCTGTCTTTACGTTGTAAGTGTTAGTAGAAAGAAAATTTGTTAATTTAGAAGAGTTAATCTCCATTCCCCATCCCCGCTTTCTAACAATACAGCTTTTCTTTTTATATCGGTTATTTTGGTGAATTCTTTAGACAAAAAAAAGAGAGCCAAAAAACTTGGCCCTCTTAAGTAATAATTAAAACTTCATATTTTTCCCGTTATTATTGCCACTATTACTTTGAACTTTAACTGTTGTATAGCCTACTACAAGCTGCCCATCAACATAACCTCTAAATTCCAGGACTTGCTCATATTGATTCCAAACAAATTCGTCTCGATTGAATTTGAATTGTCCATTTTCGGCTTGCTTTTGGCTTCCATTGCTCTTATTAATAGCGTTTACTCCATTTATTGTTACCGTATTAAGATTAATACCTTTTGTATTAAATTTCCCCGCTAAGTTAACTTTTACTGTAAACACACCTGTATTTGGTGCAATTACTTTAGGTAATACTTCAAAGTCTACTAGTGGAATGTAAACGACAAATTCTGATTCAAGTGTTGTAACATTACCTGCATTGTCTACCACTTCGAATTTTAACGTATATTTTCCTGGTTGGTCAAGTGCAACAACATCGCCATTGTTGTATTGCTTACCATTAAATAACAATGTTTCTGATTGAATACCGGAAAGTGCATCAAAGGCATCATAAGTTAATGTTAATTCTGTACCTAATGCATACTCATCTTCGTAATCCCAGCTAACAGCAGGAGCTGTTTTATCAATTTTTACGTATTCCGTTTGTTCAGCTTCCACATTGCCTGCTTGATCGACGCTATAGTAGCTTACTTCGTATAGACCTTCTTCTTCAAACGTAATGTTTGTGTTTTCTTCATAGTTAGATCCATTTACAGATACGTATGTTTTCATTACACCACTTAAATTATCCGTTGCAGCTAGTTGTAGTGTAAACGCCTCTGCTAACCAAGCATCTACTATATTTGAACTAGTTTCTGGAACTGTGAAATCAAGCTTCACTTGCTCTGTTTTCACTTCTTCTACATTGACAGCGTTGTCTACACTGTAATAGCTTACTTCATGGATGCCTTCTTCTTCGATTGTGAAGGATGTTCCTTCTACAAAGTCAGAACCGTTTAATGAATAGTACGTAGTTGCTACTCCGCTTTTTTCATCAGTAGCAGTCAATTGTACGCTATACACTTCTTTTAGCCAGCCTTCTTCAATGTTCGAAGTTGTTTCTGGCAGTGTGAAATCAAGCTTCACTTGCTCTGTTTTCACTTCTTCTACATTACCAGCCTTGTCAACACTGTAGTAGCTTACTTCATGGACACCTTCTTTGGAGATAGTAAAGCTTGTTCCTTCTGTAAATGCTGATCCGTTAATAGAGTAATAGGTGTTACCAACACCACTCTTACCGTCTTCAGCTGTAAACTCAACCTTGTAAGCTTCATTTAACCATTTTTCATTACTTATGTTTGATGTCGTTACTGGAGATGATTGGTCTATCTTCACTTTCACCGTCTGAACTTCTTCTTTATTCCCTACTTTATCAACAGAGTAGAAGGATATAGTATGAATCCCTTCGCCCTCTACTACAAAACTCTTTCCTTCCACAAAGGCACTATCATTAATTGAATAATACGTGTTTGCTACTCCTGTATCTTCATCTGTAGCAAATAAAGTTAAAGTAACTGATTCATTTGTCCAATTTTCCGGTGCATTGATGGTAGTAACCGGTGGTTCAGTATCAACGATTAATTTTGCTAAAACGATATTGGAACGTGCTGATTCACCAAATGAGTTACTATAAGACGTTACAACATATTCATGGTTTCGATAAGATAAATCCCTAACTGTGTAAGATAGGTTGTTTACCCTTTCTGCTATTAAAACAGCTTCTCCATCTATTAATTCATAAATATTGTAGCCATTTGCATATGTAACAAAATCCCACGAAATTCGAGCACTCGTCTCACTTAATAAAACTAAGTTTGCTACCGGTGGCTCCATAATTGGATAAATAATCGTTTCTGTTATTCTATTTGACGGTTTTGATTCCCCAAACCTTGTATTAAAAGAAGTAACCTCAAAGGAATGAGTCTCCTCTGTCAAATTGTGAACGGTATAATTTCTCGCTGTACCTTTATAAAGCAACTCTCTGCTTTCATTATTCACTTTATACACACGGTACTCATTTGCCCATGTGGAAGCTGGCCATGATAACGTAACATTATTTGCATTTACAACTGTGCTCGAGATTTGTGGTGACTGTACAGTTGGCCATACTAACGTAAAATCGAGTGTGCTACCTTCTGGAGATTCATCAAAGCGATTACTAAAGGAATGAACAACATACTCGTAATTTCCTTCAGGCATATTCGTAAAAGTAACGGAAGTACCAGATACCGTTCTTTCTAATACTAATTCCTCATCGATGACTCGGTATACTTTATAGTTGTTAGCAAATGTTGAAGCACTCCACTTTAGTGCAATATCATTACCGTTTGAAATACTATTCGTTAAATTACCTGGTGGCTGCATAATTGGATGAAAAAGAGTAAAGGAAATAGTTTCTCCTTCAAACGACTCACCAAAGCGGTTACTGTTCGAGTGAACCACATAATCATATTCCCCTTCAGGCATATTCGAAAACGACGTTACAGTACCTGAAACAGTTCTTTCTAATACTAACTCCTCATTAACGACTCGGTACACTTTATAATTGTTCGCAAACGAAGAGGCATTCCACCTTAAGACAATATCATTTCCATTATTGATACTATAGGTTAAATTTTCTGGTGCTTGCATTGTCGGGTGAATAAGTGTTAAAGATACTTCACTTCCCTCAGCCGACTCACCAAAGCGAGTACTATTCGAATGAACGATATATTTATGTTCACCTTCAGGCATATTGCTGAACGTAGTCGCAGTACCTGACACCGTTCTTTCTAATGCTAGTTCGCCATCAATAAATTGGTATACTACATAATTTGTTGCATATTCCTCTGCATTCCATCTCAACACAACGTCGTTTCCGTTGTTAATAGAGTAAGTGACGTTTTCTGGTTTTTGCATTTGCGGAAAGACAACTTCTTGCGTAACTTCAATACCTTCTGCGGATTCTCCGAAACGATTGCTAAAAGAATGCACAACATACGTACGCTCCCCTTCCGCTTCGTTTGAAAGAATAGTAGATAAAGAGGTCACTGTCCTTTTTAATTCCTTCTCTTCGCCTACCACTTCGTAAATACGATAGTTATTCGCAAAAGGCACTGATTCCCAGTTTAATACTACATCATTACCGTTTTGCACTCTTGATATTGCAGTATTTGGGGCTTCCATAGTCGGATGAACTAAAGAAATTTTAACTTCTGCTCCTTCTGGTGATTCTCCTAGTAATGTGGAGGCAGAATGAACAACGTAATGATAATCTCCTTCTGGTAAATTAATAAAGGATAAAGCTGTACCAGTGATGGAATTTTTAAAAACTCTTTCCCCATCAATGATTTCGTAAATGTTATACCTATTTGCATATTGGACACTTGACCAAGTTAAACGAATATCGTTTCCATTATTAATGGTATGCGATAGATTAGTAGGAGTGGCCATTGTTTCCCCATTCATTGTTACCTTTAGCACTGAACCTTCTGGAGATTCTCCAAAGCGGCTAGAAAAGGCATGAACGACATACGTATAGTCACCCGGTGCGATATTTGAATAGGTAACACTTCTTCCTGACACTGTACTTCTTAATACTTTGTTTCCATCTACTACTTGATAGACTCTATAATTATTCGCGTAAGGAGCTACATCCCAATTTAACGTAAAGCTAGTTGGATTATTTATAGATTGAATTAAATTTTCCGGTGGTTTAACAACCGGGTGTTCTAAAGTGAAAGATAATTGACTTCCTTCTTCGGACTCTCCAAACCTAGTAGAAAAGGAATGTACTACATATTCGTAATTTCCTTCTGGCATATTTGTAAAGGTTACACTAGTGTTGGTTCTTGTGCTTACTAACACCTTTTCTCCATCTACAATTTGGTATATCTTATAGTTATTTGTATTAGATGTAGTATCCCAGCTTAAAGCGATATCATTACCATTATTTATTTTATAACTAAAGCTATTCGGCGCTTCCATATCTACTTTTTCTACTGAGAAAGTAACAACACTACCGTCCACCGATTCACCAAAGCGGTCACTAAAGGAATGTACCTCATATACATAATTACCTGCTG from Sutcliffiella cohnii encodes:
- a CDS encoding flagellar protein FliT, with product MNRMQAYNDVSLELLHLLQNLPPIKEDDDYLQPMNELLQKREVLLEVIKPPYSEEEKVIGKSVVQLDIKIQQLLQNRKVRISEEMMKIKQSKKVNKAYANSFQAPSLDGTYYDKRN
- the fliS gene encoding flagellar export chaperone FliS — protein: MAMNNPYKAYQENSVSTASPGELTIMLYNGVIKNVKLAKQAIQDSNISAKHTHLIKAQDIVRELMVTLNMDIEISKSLMAMYDYINRRLVEANTTNSADVLVEAEGYLVELRDTWKEVIKINRQKQFGQGGQV
- the fliD gene encoding flagellar filament capping protein FliD, with translation MRISGFASGMDIDQMVKDLMKAERIPLDKFYQRRTTIEWQRDAYREMNTMLANFRDLSRNLTLSTSLGAKTVSTSNTNIATATASSSAAFGSYKLENITLASAATNISAGTISSDEQNKLDPTQSLWSQRDKVAGLANVEGSDVWVENSFEQSAVSLSNKNSVRLSKGAINSETFPNTLTVSSRDFTRVNSLEELENGGQAFFVDTNTGQVTFSETFEEGDELQSFSYDHYSFNFSITTYDANGTAKATPLEFDGTATLNQVISGINTSAAGVTALYDSQSDQIVFTRKETGNFNIEGPEMTFEGAFLTSVLQMDPSRETGGSDARFTINGLETSRKSNTFTMNGMTITLKSNTVGNESINLTVNANTDKAFDEVMNFVNTYNELIGEISGKVNEQKNRNYPPLTDEQKRELSDREVELWEEKARSGLLQSDSTLRSALDQFRREMFNIVEGVDPAFNQLAKIGITTSRDFREGGKLIVDEGKLREALASNPDEVRKLFGQNGPTQAEKGLAQRLRTIADNTIKSIETKAGNQYRTNQQFSLGRELIDVEKRITDFERRLVGIENRYWSQFTAMEKALSQMNSQANYLYSQFMS
- the flaG gene encoding flagellar protein FlaG; protein product: MEINSSKLTNFLSTNTYNVKTETSEVEIAKEHKNVENVVDSINQFLKPLNTSVQFSFHDELNEYYVSIVDQETKEVVKEIPPKKLLDMYAEMAKFMGLFVDQKI
- a CDS encoding OmpL47-type beta-barrel domain-containing protein; protein product: MKKSFFRKFTLLALLLIIAQTLLPVANAFANSDNNMLPPSNITAEYITPDDVKLVWNSVHGATGYHVYEITEGQLILLGETTAANFTLNDLEEGSYRYVVSTLNGDWESGPSAPINVDITYPTMESPSTVTYKIENGNDIVLNWEASPYAETYHVFEISSEGDASLIETEAGTTYKVNNAPEGLYTYAVSASHSLYGESSLSHIVEVEVAYPTMAAPQNFTYSLVNGSDVSLKWDAVSFAKNYHVYEILDGERVLKRTISDNKVTFSNQPPGEYVYEVRSNNDRFGESEEGSLLNVNVSEITMTAPANFTYKIQNDNDIVLSWGTVPYATSYKIYQVNDEGKSLVSTVTSTSVTYPVMPAGNYVYEVHSFSDRFGESVDGSVVTFSVEKVDMEAPNSFSYKINNGNDIALSWDTTSNTNNYKIYQIVDGEKVLVSTRTNTSVTFTNMPEGNYEYVVHSFSTRFGESEEGSQLSFTLEHPVVKPPENLIQSINNPTSFTLNWDVAPYANNYRVYQVVDGNKVLRSTVSGRSVTYSNIAPGDYTYVVHAFSSRFGESPEGSVLKVTMNGETMATPTNLSHTINNGNDIRLTWSSVQYANRYNIYEIIDGERVFKNSITGTALSFINLPEGDYHYVVHSASTLLGESPEGAEVKISLVHPTMEAPNTAISRVQNGNDVVLNWESVPFANNYRIYEVVGEEKELKRTVTSLSTILSNEAEGERTYVVHSFSNRFGESAEGIEVTQEVVFPQMQKPENVTYSINNGNDVVLRWNAEEYATNYVVYQFIDGELALERTVSGTATTFSNMPEGEHKYIVHSNSTRFGESAEGSEVSLTLIHPTMQAPENLTYSINNGNDIVLRWNASSFANNYKVYRVVNEELVLERTVSGTVTSFSNMPEGEYDYVVHSNSNRFGESFEGETISFTLFHPIMQPPGNLTNSISNGNDIALKWSASTFANNYKVYRVIDEELVLERTVSGTSVTFTNMPEGNYEYVVHSFSNRFDESPEGSTLDFTLVWPTVQSPQISSTVVNANNVTLSWPASTWANEYRVYKVNNESRELLYKGTARNYTVHNLTEETHSFEVTSFNTRFGESKPSNRITETIIYPIMEPPVANLVLLSETSARISWDFVTYANGYNIYELIDGEAVLIAERVNNLSYTVRDLSYRNHEYVVTSYSNSFGESARSNIVLAKLIVDTEPPVTTINAPENWTNESVTLTLFATDEDTGVANTYYSINDSAFVEGKSFVVEGEGIHTISFYSVDKVGNKEEVQTVKVKIDQSSPVTTSNISNEKWLNEAYKVEFTAEDGKSGVGNTYYSINGSAFTEGTSFTISKEGVHEVSYYSVDKAGNVEEVKTEQVKLDFTLPETTSNIEEGWLKEVYSVQLTATDEKSGVATTYYSLNGSDFVEGTSFTIEEEGIHEVSYYSVDNAVNVEEVKTEQVKLDFTVPETSSNIVDAWLAEAFTLQLAATDNLSGVMKTYVSVNGSNYEENTNITFEEEGLYEVSYYSVDQAGNVEAEQTEYVKIDKTAPAVSWDYEDEYALGTELTLTYDAFDALSGIQSETLLFNGKQYNNGDVVALDQPGKYTLKFEVVDNAGNVTTLESEFVVYIPLVDFEVLPKVIAPNTGVFTVKVNLAGKFNTKGINLNTVTINGVNAINKSNGSQKQAENGQFKFNRDEFVWNQYEQVLEFRGYVDGQLVVGYTTVKVQSNSGNNNGKNMKF